From the Synechococcales cyanobacterium T60_A2020_003 genome, one window contains:
- the recA gene encoding recombinase RecA, protein MAKSSNESSEKMKALNMVLTQIDRTFGKGSIVRLGDAPRMKVETIPSGALTLDLALGGGIPKGRIIEIYGPESSGKTTVALHAIAEVQKSGGIAAFVDAEHALDPTYAGALGVDIENLLVSQPDTGEAGLEIVDQLVRSTAIDLVVVDSVAALVPRAEIEGEMGDTHVGLQARLMSQALRKITGNIGKTGCSVIFLNQLRQKIGVTYGNPETTTGGNALKFYASVRMDIRRIQTLKKGTEEYGIRAKVKVAKNKVAPPFRIAEFDIIFGKGISSYGCLMDLAEETGIVTRRGAWYSYNGDNIAQGRDNAIKYMEEKPEFAQEIDRLVREKLEMGAMVSANSIAPSDAEDEEIEELDDE, encoded by the coding sequence ATGGCTAAGAGCAGCAACGAAAGTTCTGAAAAGATGAAAGCCCTGAATATGGTGCTGACCCAAATCGATCGCACCTTTGGGAAGGGCAGTATTGTGCGGTTGGGCGATGCGCCCCGCATGAAGGTTGAAACGATTCCCAGCGGCGCACTCACCTTGGATCTTGCCCTGGGTGGTGGTATTCCCAAGGGGCGGATCATTGAAATCTACGGCCCAGAAAGTTCGGGTAAAACGACAGTTGCCCTCCATGCGATCGCCGAAGTCCAAAAATCCGGTGGAATTGCCGCCTTTGTAGATGCTGAACACGCCCTTGACCCCACCTATGCAGGTGCGTTGGGGGTTGATATTGAGAATTTGCTCGTGTCTCAGCCCGACACTGGGGAAGCCGGATTGGAAATTGTGGATCAACTGGTGCGGTCTACGGCGATTGATCTCGTCGTTGTGGATTCGGTTGCCGCGCTGGTTCCCCGTGCCGAAATTGAAGGGGAAATGGGCGATACCCACGTCGGCTTGCAGGCTCGTTTGATGAGCCAAGCCCTGCGGAAGATTACCGGAAATATTGGTAAAACTGGATGTAGCGTCATCTTTTTGAACCAGCTTCGTCAAAAAATTGGCGTCACCTACGGCAACCCTGAGACCACCACAGGCGGAAATGCGCTGAAGTTCTACGCGTCGGTACGGATGGACATTCGCCGAATTCAAACGCTGAAGAAGGGAACGGAAGAGTATGGCATTCGCGCCAAGGTGAAAGTCGCCAAAAATAAGGTGGCTCCGCCCTTCCGGATTGCCGAGTTTGACATCATCTTTGGCAAAGGGATTTCGAGTTATGGTTGCTTGATGGACTTGGCCGAGGAAACGGGAATCGTGACTCGTCGTGGCGCGTGGTACAGCTACAACGGCGATAACATTGCCCAGGGTCGCGATAACGCCATTAAGTACATGGAAGAAAAGCCCGAATTTGCCCAGGAAATTGATCGCCTCGTGCGTGAAAAGCTGGAAATGGGGGCGATGGTTTCCGCCAATTCGATTGCGCCCAGTGATGCTGAAGACGAGGAGATTGAGGAACTGGATGATGAGTAA
- the rsmH gene encoding 16S rRNA (cytosine(1402)-N(4))-methyltransferase RsmH: MNNNDKRDRVTEPTPSSDLAIAASQESKTTSPQPSDAPDFVHVPVLATEIVEGLAIREGGDYLDATLGGGGHSALILEAAPHLTLTGIDQDPQAIAAAQAKLAPYGDRVQIWQGNFADFDPGDRRFDGIIADLGVSSAQFDIPDRGFSFRLSAPLDMRMNPQQDMTAAEIVNTWDEQDLANVIYQYGEERLSRKIARRIVERRPFETTTELAEVIFYSVPKSYRYGRIHPATRTFQALRIVVNRELEVLERFLDRAPHWLKPGGRVGIISFHSLEDRIVKHTLRENPLLRVLTKKPIVPTPEEMEHNGRSRSAKLRWAERITDDDIATDH, encoded by the coding sequence CAAGACCACCTCACCTCAGCCCTCTGACGCACCGGACTTTGTCCATGTGCCTGTGCTAGCCACAGAAATTGTCGAGGGATTGGCGATCCGCGAGGGGGGCGATTACCTGGATGCCACCTTGGGGGGTGGAGGCCACAGCGCTCTAATTTTGGAGGCCGCCCCCCATCTTACCCTGACCGGGATTGATCAAGATCCCCAGGCGATCGCGGCGGCTCAGGCAAAGCTGGCTCCCTATGGCGATCGCGTCCAGATCTGGCAGGGCAATTTTGCTGATTTCGATCCGGGCGATCGCCGCTTTGATGGCATCATTGCGGATTTGGGCGTCAGTTCTGCTCAGTTCGACATTCCCGATCGGGGCTTTAGCTTCCGGCTCAGCGCTCCCCTCGATATGCGGATGAATCCTCAGCAGGACATGACTGCCGCCGAGATTGTGAATACCTGGGACGAGCAGGATCTCGCCAACGTCATTTATCAGTACGGCGAAGAACGACTGTCGCGCAAGATCGCCCGTCGCATTGTCGAGCGGCGACCCTTCGAGACCACTACGGAACTGGCGGAGGTCATTTTCTACAGCGTGCCTAAAAGCTACCGCTACGGGCGCATCCATCCCGCCACGCGCACCTTTCAGGCTCTCCGCATTGTAGTGAATCGGGAATTGGAGGTGCTGGAACGCTTTCTAGACCGTGCGCCCCACTGGTTAAAACCCGGCGGACGGGTAGGGATTATCAGCTTTCATAGCCTAGAAGACCGGATCGTGAAACACACCCTGCGGGAAAATCCCCTGCTGCGGGTGCTCACGAAAAAGCCCATCGTGCCTACTCCCGAAGAGATGGAACACAATGGGCGATCGCGCTCTGCAAAGTTACGTTGGGCGGAGCGAATTACAGATGACGATATCGCAACCGATCACTAA